In Comamonadaceae bacterium OS-1, a single window of DNA contains:
- the vapC_5 gene encoding tRNA(fMet)-specific endonuclease VapC, with product MVFLDTNVLIYWVDAGPRADTVEQLLAADCALSVQVLNEFANVLLKKRKMPLADVQELSDTLVEICTVFDLGLRTHQAALALMGRYSLSLYDANIVAAAGLSGCAVLYSEDMQDGLNVKMPPMAGDLTLSIRNPFRHA from the coding sequence ATGGTGTTTCTCGATACCAACGTGCTGATTTATTGGGTGGATGCCGGGCCGCGCGCCGACACGGTAGAGCAACTGCTGGCCGCCGACTGCGCCCTCAGCGTGCAGGTACTGAACGAATTTGCCAATGTGCTGCTGAAAAAGCGGAAGATGCCGCTGGCAGATGTGCAAGAACTGAGCGATACCCTGGTGGAGATTTGCACGGTCTTTGATCTGGGTCTGCGCACCCACCAGGCCGCGCTGGCACTGATGGGCCGCTACAGCTTGTCGCTTTATGATGCAAATATTGTGGCGGCGGCAGGGCTGTCGGGCTGTGCGGTGCTGTACAGCGAAGACATGCAAGACGGCCTCAATGTCAAAATGCCCCCCATGGCTGGGGACCTGACGCTCTCTATCCGCAATCCTTTCCGTCACGCCTGA
- the exbD_4 gene encoding biopolymer transport protein ExbD yields MAFGRLERTKASEPMSDINMTPLVDVMLVLVVIFILTAPLLSSSIPLDLPQTDAAKSQSAPQFVTLVVDKTGHLFLDNQPVTTAELAIQLAVVADQNPGTEVQLRADTTVPYGRVVEVMGVAQKAGLSKIGFVAQPPAP; encoded by the coding sequence ATGGCCTTCGGTCGCCTCGAACGCACCAAGGCTTCCGAGCCCATGAGCGACATCAACATGACCCCGCTGGTCGATGTGATGTTGGTGCTGGTGGTGATCTTCATCCTGACCGCACCCTTGCTGTCCAGCTCCATCCCGCTGGACCTGCCCCAAACCGATGCCGCCAAGTCGCAAAGCGCGCCCCAGTTCGTCACCCTGGTGGTGGACAAGACCGGGCACCTCTTTCTGGACAACCAGCCCGTGACCACCGCCGAACTGGCCATCCAGCTCGCCGTGGTTGCCGACCAGAACCCCGGCACCGAGGTGCAATTGCGCGCCGACACCACCGTGCCCTATGGCCGCGTGGTCGAAGTGATGGGCGTGGCGCAGAAGGCCGGGCTGAGCAAGATCGGCTTTGTGGCCCAGCCGCCCGCGCCCTAA
- the tolQ_4 gene encoding Tol-Pal system protein TolQ, producing MDALLLLAQGDVVSRAVALVLLAMSVGSWAVIVWKGWMLRRARTDVARSVAAFWQAPTVAEAQQRLASFDPLALVLPLVLATKIEATGTLAAAGDRSQQLTRVLRNALHAVLHKLQFGQVMLATVGSTAPFVGLLGTVWGIYHALGAIAVAGQMSIDKVAGPVGESLVMTAAGLAVAIPAVLAYNVYGRLIGSIEADLEGFARDLRELLSAA from the coding sequence ATGGACGCGTTGCTGCTGCTGGCCCAGGGCGATGTCGTCAGCCGGGCGGTGGCGCTGGTGCTGCTGGCCATGTCGGTGGGCAGCTGGGCGGTGATCGTCTGGAAGGGCTGGATGCTGCGCCGCGCCCGCACCGACGTGGCCCGCAGCGTGGCCGCCTTCTGGCAGGCCCCCACGGTGGCCGAGGCCCAGCAGCGCTTGGCATCTTTTGACCCCCTTGCGCTCGTCCTGCCTTTGGTTCTAGCTACAAAAATAGAAGCAACCGGCACTTTGGCCGCCGCGGGCGACCGCTCGCAGCAGCTCACCCGTGTGCTGCGCAACGCCTTGCACGCCGTGCTGCACAAGCTGCAGTTCGGCCAGGTGATGCTGGCCACCGTGGGTTCTACCGCGCCGTTTGTGGGGCTGCTGGGCACCGTCTGGGGCATTTACCACGCGCTGGGCGCGATTGCAGTGGCGGGCCAGATGAGCATCGACAAAGTGGCCGGCCCGGTGGGCGAGTCGCTGGTGATGACCGCCGCCGGCCTGGCCGTGGCCATCCCCGCCGTGCTGGCCTACAACGTCTATGGCCGCCTGATCGGCAGCATCGAAGCCGACCTGGAAGGCTTTGCCCGCGACCTGCGCGAACTGCTGAGCGCGGCCTGA
- the dapB gene encoding 4-hydroxy-tetrahydrodipicolinate reductase, translated as MTDTSSPLGAAAPLPHAIAVAGASGRMGHMLIEAIRDADDCVLAGALDIASSPQIGADAAAFLGHKTGVAITADLHQGLKDARVLIDFTRPEGTLAHLRMCRSLGVNAVVGTTGFSDDQKTEIAEIAQHIAIMMAPNMSVGVNVTLKLLEMAAKAMSTGYDIEIVEAHHRHKIDAPSGTALKMGEVIAEAMGRDLKECAVYERYGITGERDPSSIGFATIRGGDIVGDHTVLFAGTGERIEISHKSSSRATYAQGSLRAVRFLAHKRTGLFDMFDVLGLK; from the coding sequence ATGACAGACACCTCATCCCCCCTGGGCGCAGCCGCGCCCCTGCCGCACGCCATTGCCGTAGCCGGAGCCTCGGGCCGCATGGGCCACATGCTGATCGAAGCCATCCGCGATGCCGACGACTGCGTGCTGGCCGGTGCGCTGGACATCGCCAGCAGCCCGCAGATCGGTGCCGATGCCGCCGCGTTTTTGGGCCACAAGACCGGGGTCGCCATCACTGCCGACCTGCACCAGGGCCTGAAAGATGCCCGCGTGCTGATCGACTTCACCCGCCCCGAAGGCACGCTGGCGCACCTGCGCATGTGCCGCAGCCTGGGCGTGAACGCCGTGGTCGGCACGACCGGTTTCAGCGACGACCAAAAGACCGAGATTGCCGAGATCGCCCAGCACATCGCCATCATGATGGCCCCCAATATGAGTGTGGGCGTGAACGTCACCCTCAAGCTGCTGGAGATGGCCGCCAAAGCCATGTCCACCGGCTACGACATCGAAATCGTCGAAGCCCACCACCGCCACAAGATCGACGCACCCTCGGGTACCGCGCTGAAAATGGGCGAAGTGATCGCCGAGGCCATGGGCCGCGACCTGAAGGAATGCGCCGTCTACGAGCGCTATGGCATCACCGGCGAACGCGACCCGTCCAGCATTGGTTTTGCCACCATCCGCGGTGGCGACATCGTGGGCGACCACACCGTGCTGTTCGCGGGCACGGGCGAGCGTATCGAGATCAGCCACAAGTCGTCCAGCCGCGCCACCTACGCCCAGGGCAGCCTGCGCGCCGTGCGCTTTCTGGCCCACAAGCGCACCGGCCTGTTCGACATGTTCGACGTACTGGGCCTGAAGTAA
- the bamE gene encoding outer membrane protein assembly factor BamE, producing MFEPSLRGSVTVLALVACAALGACSSIDTRTRQFVGSLAPYKMEVVQGNFVSKEQVEALKPGMAREQVKDILGTSLLQDVFHADRWDYVFTMRRQGTEPQARKFTVFFKADVMDHVEGDTMPSESEFVGLLAKSHPVKSVPLLEASEDRMKSFAAPVAPVATAAATAAVPATSYPPLEAPSAP from the coding sequence ATGTTTGAACCCTCCTTGCGCGGCTCCGTGACCGTCCTGGCCCTCGTGGCGTGCGCGGCCCTCGGGGCCTGCAGCAGCATCGACACCCGCACCCGGCAATTCGTCGGTTCGCTGGCCCCGTACAAGATGGAAGTGGTGCAAGGCAACTTCGTCTCCAAAGAGCAGGTTGAAGCCCTCAAGCCCGGCATGGCCCGTGAGCAGGTGAAAGACATTCTGGGCACCTCGCTGCTGCAAGACGTGTTCCATGCCGACCGCTGGGACTACGTGTTCACCATGCGCCGCCAGGGCACCGAGCCGCAGGCGCGCAAGTTCACCGTGTTCTTCAAGGCCGACGTGATGGACCACGTGGAAGGCGACACCATGCCCAGCGAGAGCGAGTTCGTTGGCCTGCTGGCCAAGTCGCACCCCGTCAAATCCGTGCCCCTGCTGGAAGCCAGCGAAGACCGCATGAAGTCGTTTGCCGCCCCGGTGGCACCCGTGGCCACGGCGGCGGCCACTGCGGCAGTGCCCGCCACTTCCTACCCCCCGCTTGAAGCCCCTTCTGCCCCCTAA
- the fur gene encoding ferric uptake regulation protein: MANIDELKNTGLKATLPRLKILEIFQTGELRHMTAEDVFRVLLLEHSDIGLATVYRVLTQFEQAGILSRSHFESGKSVYELNEGRHHDHFVCTSCGKVEEFFDAEIEQRQQIVAKAMGWTVQDHAMSLYGLCADCSAK; encoded by the coding sequence ATGGCCAATATCGACGAACTCAAGAACACCGGCCTGAAAGCCACCCTGCCCCGCCTGAAAATTCTGGAGATTTTCCAGACTGGCGAACTGCGCCACATGACGGCGGAAGACGTGTTCCGGGTGCTGCTGCTAGAGCACTCCGACATCGGCCTGGCCACGGTGTACCGGGTGCTGACGCAGTTCGAGCAGGCGGGCATTTTGTCGCGCAGCCATTTTGAATCGGGCAAGTCGGTGTACGAGCTGAACGAAGGCCGCCACCACGACCACTTTGTCTGCACGTCCTGCGGCAAGGTGGAAGAGTTTTTTGATGCCGAGATCGAGCAGCGCCAGCAGATCGTGGCCAAGGCCATGGGCTGGACGGTGCAGGACCACGCGATGTCGTTGTACGGCCTGTGCGCGGATTGCTCGGCTAAATAA
- the hprK gene encoding HPr kinase/phosphorylase gives MKPTVVSADVLFEAFRSLLRWEWVAGLGASERRFDEIAVRAARSGADLVGYLNYIHPYRVQIMGEREIAYLTSATPEDCARRIARIVTLEPPVLIMADGQVAPDALLSMCERAQIPMFATQDSSAFVIDVLRAYLSKHFADRTSMHGVFMDILGLGVMITGESGLGKSELGLELISRGNGLVADDAVDLYRINQTTIEGRCPELLQNLLEVRGIGLLDIRGIFGETAVRRKMRLKLIVHLVRKETMEREYERLPYEPLTQDVLGVAVRKVIIQVVAGRNIAVLVEAAVRNTILQLRGIDTYQEFVERHRKAMEAAE, from the coding sequence TTGAAGCCCACCGTCGTCAGTGCCGACGTTCTGTTCGAGGCCTTCCGCTCCCTGCTGCGCTGGGAGTGGGTGGCGGGCCTGGGCGCTTCCGAGCGGCGCTTTGACGAAATCGCGGTACGCGCTGCGCGCTCCGGTGCCGATCTGGTCGGCTATCTCAACTACATCCATCCCTACCGCGTGCAGATCATGGGCGAGCGCGAAATCGCCTACCTGACCAGCGCCACGCCCGAAGACTGCGCCCGCCGCATCGCCCGCATCGTCACGCTGGAGCCGCCGGTGCTGATCATGGCCGACGGCCAGGTCGCCCCCGATGCGCTGCTGTCGATGTGCGAGAGGGCCCAGATCCCGATGTTTGCCACGCAGGACTCGTCGGCCTTTGTGATCGACGTGCTGCGCGCCTACCTGTCCAAGCATTTTGCCGACCGCACCTCGATGCACGGCGTGTTCATGGACATTCTGGGCCTGGGGGTGATGATCACCGGCGAATCCGGCCTGGGCAAGAGCGAGCTGGGCCTGGAGCTGATCTCGCGCGGCAACGGTCTGGTGGCCGACGACGCGGTCGATCTGTACCGCATCAACCAGACCACCATCGAAGGCCGCTGCCCCGAGCTGCTGCAAAACCTGCTGGAAGTGCGGGGCATCGGCCTGCTGGACATCCGCGGCATCTTTGGCGAAACCGCCGTGCGCCGCAAGATGCGCCTGAAGCTCATCGTACACCTGGTGCGCAAGGAAACCATGGAGCGCGAGTACGAGCGCCTGCCCTACGAGCCGCTGACCCAGGACGTGCTGGGCGTGGCGGTGCGCAAGGTCATCATCCAGGTGGTGGCTGGCCGCAACATCGCCGTGCTGGTGGAAGCCGCGGTGCGCAACACGATTTTGCAGCTGCGTGGCATCGACACCTACCAGGAATTCGTCGAGCGCCACCGCAAGGCGATGGAAGCTGCGGAATAG
- the ptsN gene encoding nitrogen regulatory protein, with product MNRLASILPSAQVLVSVDASSKKRAFEEAGLLFENLHGLSRALITDSLFARERLGSTGLGHGVAIPHGRIKGLKAPMAAVVQLAQPIGFDAPDEQPVGLLIFLLVPEAATQKHLEILSEIAELLSDAPLREKIKGAADAEALHGLICGWQSAQPA from the coding sequence ATGAACCGCCTCGCCTCCATCCTGCCCTCCGCTCAAGTGCTCGTGAGCGTCGATGCGTCCAGCAAAAAACGTGCTTTTGAAGAAGCCGGTTTGCTGTTTGAAAACCTGCATGGTCTGAGCCGGGCCCTGATCACCGACAGCCTGTTCGCCCGCGAACGCCTGGGCTCTACCGGTTTGGGCCACGGAGTGGCGATTCCGCATGGCCGCATCAAGGGCTTGAAAGCCCCGATGGCCGCCGTGGTGCAACTGGCCCAGCCGATTGGCTTTGACGCGCCCGATGAGCAGCCCGTGGGTCTGCTGATCTTTTTGCTGGTGCCCGAGGCGGCGACCCAGAAGCATCTGGAAATCCTGTCGGAAATCGCCGAGCTGCTCAGCGATGCGCCCCTGCGCGAAAAAATCAAGGGCGCCGCCGATGCCGAAGCCCTGCACGGTCTGATCTGCGGCTGGCAGTCGGCCCAGCCTGCTTAA
- the hpf gene encoding ribosome hibernation promoting factor has protein sequence MNLTISGHHLDVTPALRTYVTTKLDRITRHFDQLVDVKVLLTIEKQKEKQGRQRAECNIHVKGNDMFAESSHADLYAAVDELVDKLDRQVVRHKDRVQDHHHEAPKRLM, from the coding sequence ATGAACTTGACGATCAGCGGACACCATCTGGATGTGACCCCCGCCTTGCGTACCTATGTGACCACCAAACTGGACCGAATAACCCGCCATTTCGACCAGTTGGTAGATGTCAAGGTGCTACTGACGATTGAAAAGCAAAAGGAAAAGCAAGGCCGACAACGCGCAGAATGCAACATCCATGTCAAAGGCAATGACATGTTCGCCGAAAGCTCTCACGCGGATTTGTACGCCGCAGTAGACGAATTGGTCGACAAGCTGGACCGCCAGGTGGTCCGCCACAAAGACCGGGTGCAAGACCACCACCATGAAGCGCCCAAGCGCCTGATGTAA
- the corA gene encoding magnesium transport protein CorA has protein sequence MLNIFSLANGRLFQEEIESLEELSRFQPIWVDLESPTLEEKRWIKQYYGLSIPEDAMDEDIEESARFYEEDNGELHIRSDFLVADESDPRTVRVAFILNQHNAELKSRGVLFSIHDEDVPVFRLLRMRARRAPGLIEDAKEVLLKLFDADAEYSADTLEDIYVDLEKVSRRVLAGNMTDALAGEVLGSIARHEDLNGRIRRNMMDTRRALSFMMRSKMLNAEQFEEARQIHRDIDSLDSHTAFLFDKINFLMDATVGFININQNKIIKIFSVASVALLPPTLVASIYGMNMKFPELEFLGSWSYPYVVAMMTASALVPMWYFYKRGWLS, from the coding sequence ATGCTGAATATTTTCTCGCTGGCCAATGGCCGATTGTTTCAAGAAGAGATCGAGTCGCTCGAAGAGCTTTCGCGCTTCCAGCCCATCTGGGTAGACCTGGAATCGCCCACGCTGGAAGAAAAACGCTGGATCAAACAGTATTACGGCCTGTCCATCCCCGAAGACGCGATGGACGAAGATATTGAAGAATCGGCCCGCTTTTACGAAGAAGACAACGGCGAACTGCACATCCGCAGCGACTTTTTGGTGGCTGACGAGTCCGACCCGCGCACGGTACGCGTCGCCTTCATCCTGAACCAGCACAACGCCGAGCTCAAAAGCCGCGGCGTGCTGTTCTCCATCCACGACGAAGACGTGCCGGTGTTCCGCCTGCTGCGCATGCGCGCGCGCCGGGCGCCAGGACTGATCGAAGACGCCAAGGAAGTTTTACTCAAACTTTTCGATGCCGATGCCGAATACTCCGCCGACACGCTGGAAGACATCTACGTGGACCTGGAAAAGGTCAGTCGCCGGGTGCTGGCCGGCAACATGACCGACGCGCTGGCCGGGGAGGTGCTGGGCTCCATCGCCCGCCACGAGGATTTGAACGGCCGTATCCGCCGCAACATGATGGACACCCGCCGCGCCCTGAGCTTCATGATGCGCAGCAAGATGCTCAACGCCGAACAGTTCGAAGAAGCCCGCCAGATCCACCGCGACATCGATTCGCTGGACTCGCACACGGCCTTTTTGTTCGACAAGATCAACTTTTTGATGGATGCCACCGTCGGTTTCATCAACATCAACCAGAACAAGATCATCAAGATCTTCTCGGTGGCCAGCGTGGCCCTGCTGCCGCCCACCCTGGTAGCCAGCATTTACGGCATGAACATGAAATTCCCCGAGCTGGAGTTTCTGGGCAGCTGGTCGTACCCCTATGTGGTGGCCATGATGACGGCCAGTGCGCTGGTGCCCATGTGGTACTTTTACAAGCGCGGCTGGCTCTCCTGA
- the pfs gene encoding aminodeoxyfutalosine nucleosidase has translation MNLAILSALAEEQQGIYEQLEQPRRVQHAGRSFGLGLWHGQPVVLALSRIGKVAAATTATALIEKFGASRIVFTGVAGGVGAGVQAGDVVVAADFIQHDMNAAPLFPPYEVPLYGQARFACDENLTTTLLIAANASGISAGGRFGLNPLPPRIHHGLVASGDRFVSAASEVQALQSALRAHGHEALAVEMEGAAVAQVCHDYGVPFAAMRSISDRADDTAHTDFAGFVRTVASRYAQAVLAELVQRL, from the coding sequence ATGAACTTGGCGATTTTGAGTGCCCTGGCCGAAGAACAGCAGGGCATTTACGAGCAACTGGAGCAACCCCGTCGCGTGCAGCACGCCGGGCGCAGCTTCGGCCTGGGCCTGTGGCACGGCCAGCCGGTGGTGCTGGCGCTGTCGCGCATCGGCAAGGTGGCGGCGGCTACCACGGCCACGGCCTTGATCGAGAAGTTTGGTGCCAGCCGCATCGTGTTCACCGGCGTGGCCGGTGGGGTGGGCGCGGGCGTGCAGGCGGGCGACGTGGTGGTGGCGGCAGATTTCATCCAGCACGACATGAACGCCGCGCCGCTGTTCCCACCGTATGAAGTGCCCCTGTACGGCCAGGCGCGCTTTGCCTGCGATGAAAACCTCACTACTACACTTTTGATAGCTGCTAACGCCAGTGGAATAAGCGCTGGAGGTCGATTTGGCTTAAATCCTCTGCCGCCGCGCATCCACCACGGCCTGGTGGCCAGCGGCGACCGTTTTGTGTCTGCCGCCAGCGAAGTGCAGGCCTTGCAATCTGCCCTGCGCGCGCATGGCCATGAGGCCCTGGCGGTGGAAATGGAGGGGGCGGCGGTGGCCCAGGTCTGCCATGACTACGGCGTGCCTTTCGCCGCCATGCGCAGCATCTCCGACCGGGCCGACGACACGGCCCACACCGACTTTGCCGGCTTCGTGCGCACGGTGGCCAGCCGCTATGCCCAGGCTGTGTTGGCGGAACTGGTGCAGCGGCTGTAG
- the fadD_3 gene encoding long-chain-fatty-acid--CoA ligase: protein MTERIWLSSYPPGVPADIDPSRYASLQALLEESFQKYADRTAYSFMGKDLRYGEADTLSRQFAAYLQSLGLAKGDRVAVMMPNVPQYPVAVAALLRAGLVLVNVNPLYTPRELEHQLKDSGAKAIVILENFCATLQQCLANTPVKHIVLCAMGDQLGLLKGALVNYVVRKVKKLVPPFQLPGAVRFNTALARGRRGVFTPVPVQPDDIAVLQYTGGTTGVSKGAVLLHRNVIANVLQSEAWNQPVMDKVPKGEQPTSVCALPLYHIFAFTVGMMLSMRTGGKLILIPNPRDLKAVLKELSQHRIHSLPAVNTLFNGLANHPDFKTVDWSHLKVSIGGGMAVQAAVAKLWLEKTGCPICEGYGLSETSPTASCNPPTRTDYTGTIGVPLSSTYFKLLDDAGAEVPMGQPGEIAIKGPQVMAGYWLRPDETAQAMTADGYFKTGDIGTMDAMGYFKIVDRKKDMVLVSGFNVYPNEIEDVVAAMPGVLECACVGVPDEKTGEAVKVVIVKKDPALTEEQVRAYCKANLTGYKQPRVVEFRADLPKTPVGKILRRELRTKA, encoded by the coding sequence ATGACCGAGCGCATCTGGCTCAGCAGCTACCCCCCGGGCGTGCCCGCGGACATCGACCCGTCGCGCTACGCGTCGCTGCAGGCGCTGTTGGAAGAAAGCTTTCAGAAGTATGCCGACCGCACTGCCTACAGCTTCATGGGCAAGGACCTGCGCTACGGTGAGGCCGACACGCTGAGCCGCCAGTTTGCCGCCTACCTGCAAAGCCTGGGCCTGGCCAAGGGCGACCGCGTGGCGGTGATGATGCCCAATGTGCCGCAGTACCCGGTGGCGGTGGCTGCCTTGCTCCGCGCCGGGCTGGTGCTGGTCAATGTGAACCCGCTGTACACCCCGCGCGAGCTGGAGCACCAGTTGAAAGACTCGGGGGCCAAGGCCATCGTGATTCTGGAAAACTTCTGTGCCACCTTGCAGCAATGCCTGGCCAACACGCCCGTCAAGCACATCGTGCTGTGCGCCATGGGCGATCAGCTCGGGCTGCTCAAGGGCGCGCTGGTCAACTACGTGGTGCGCAAGGTCAAGAAGCTGGTGCCGCCCTTCCAGTTGCCCGGCGCGGTGCGCTTCAACACGGCGCTGGCGCGGGGCCGACGTGGCGTGTTCACGCCGGTACCGGTGCAGCCGGACGACATCGCCGTGCTGCAGTACACCGGCGGCACCACCGGTGTCTCCAAAGGGGCCGTGCTGCTGCACCGCAACGTGATCGCCAACGTGCTGCAGTCCGAGGCCTGGAACCAGCCGGTGATGGACAAGGTGCCCAAAGGCGAGCAGCCCACCAGCGTGTGCGCGCTGCCGCTGTACCACATCTTCGCCTTCACCGTGGGCATGATGCTGTCCATGCGCACCGGCGGCAAGCTGATCCTGATCCCCAATCCGCGCGACTTGAAGGCCGTGTTGAAAGAACTGTCCCAGCACCGCATTCACAGCCTGCCTGCGGTCAACACGCTGTTCAACGGCCTGGCCAACCACCCCGATTTCAAGACCGTGGACTGGAGCCACCTGAAGGTGTCTATCGGCGGCGGCATGGCGGTGCAGGCCGCCGTGGCCAAGCTGTGGCTGGAGAAAACCGGCTGCCCGATCTGTGAGGGCTACGGCCTGAGCGAAACCTCGCCCACCGCCAGCTGCAACCCGCCCACGCGTACCGACTACACCGGCACCATCGGCGTGCCGCTGTCCAGCACCTATTTCAAGCTGCTGGACGATGCAGGCGCAGAAGTGCCCATGGGCCAGCCCGGCGAAATCGCCATCAAGGGCCCGCAGGTGATGGCGGGCTATTGGCTGCGCCCGGATGAAACCGCCCAGGCCATGACAGCCGACGGCTACTTCAAGACCGGCGACATCGGCACCATGGACGCGATGGGGTATTTCAAGATCGTGGACCGCAAGAAAGACATGGTGCTGGTCAGCGGCTTCAACGTCTACCCGAACGAGATCGAAGACGTGGTGGCCGCCATGCCTGGCGTGCTGGAATGCGCCTGCGTGGGCGTGCCGGACGAGAAAACCGGCGAAGCGGTGAAGGTGGTGATCGTCAAGAAAGACCCGGCCCTGACCGAGGAGCAGGTGCGCGCCTACTGCAAGGCCAACCTCACCGGCTACAAGCAGCCCCGCGTGGTGGAGTTCCGCGCCGACTTGCCGAAAACCCCGGTGGGCAAAATCCTGCGTCGAGAACTGCGCACCAAGGCATGA
- the pntB gene encoding NAD(P) transhydrogenase subunit beta yields the protein MSLNLVTLLYLFASVCFIQALKGLSHPTTSIRGNFFGMLGMAVAVVTTIALIFKLAGQMGQNGMEGMAWVLGALLVGGSVGTIMAKRVEMTKMPELVAFMHSMIGLAAVFIAVAAVAEPWAFAIAAKGMAIPGGNRIELALGAFIGAVTFSGSVIAFGKLSGKYKFRLFQGTPVSFPGQHKLNLVLGLAAVFFVFGFWHSQSWTDMCLVIGLGFALGVLLIIPIGGADMPVVVSMLNSYSGWAAAGIGFSLNNSMLIIAGSLVGSSGAILSYIMCKAMNRSFFNVIGGGFGGDATAAAAGSAVQRAVKSGSADDAAFVLGNAETVVIVPGYGLAVARAQHAVKELAQKLTDKGIIVKYAIHPVAGRMPGHMNVLLAEAEVPYDQVFEMEDINGEFGQVDVAIILGANDVVNPAAHVKGSPIYGMPILEAYKAKTIIVNKRSMAAGYAGLDNELFYMDKTMMVFGDAKKVVEDMGKAIE from the coding sequence ATGAGCCTTAACCTCGTCACACTTTTGTATTTGTTCGCCAGCGTCTGCTTCATCCAGGCGCTCAAGGGCTTGAGCCATCCCACCACCTCGATCCGGGGCAACTTCTTCGGCATGCTGGGCATGGCGGTGGCGGTGGTTACCACCATTGCGCTGATCTTCAAGCTGGCAGGCCAGATGGGACAGAACGGCATGGAGGGCATGGCCTGGGTACTGGGCGCGCTGCTGGTCGGAGGCTCGGTGGGCACCATCATGGCCAAGCGGGTCGAGATGACCAAGATGCCCGAGCTGGTGGCCTTCATGCACAGCATGATCGGCCTGGCCGCGGTGTTCATCGCCGTGGCGGCCGTGGCCGAACCCTGGGCGTTCGCGATTGCCGCCAAGGGCATGGCCATTCCCGGCGGCAACCGGATCGAGCTGGCGCTGGGTGCCTTCATCGGCGCGGTCACCTTCAGCGGCTCGGTGATTGCGTTTGGCAAGCTGTCGGGCAAGTACAAGTTCCGCCTGTTCCAGGGCACGCCGGTGAGCTTTCCCGGCCAGCACAAGCTGAACCTGGTGCTGGGCCTGGCGGCGGTGTTCTTTGTGTTTGGCTTCTGGCATTCGCAGAGCTGGACCGACATGTGCCTGGTGATTGGGCTGGGCTTTGCCCTGGGGGTGCTGCTGATCATCCCGATCGGTGGGGCCGACATGCCGGTGGTGGTGTCCATGCTGAACAGCTACTCGGGCTGGGCGGCGGCGGGCATCGGCTTCAGCCTGAACAACAGCATGCTGATCATTGCCGGGTCGCTGGTGGGCAGCTCTGGTGCCATCCTGAGCTACATCATGTGCAAGGCCATGAACCGATCGTTCTTCAACGTGATCGGTGGCGGCTTTGGCGGTGATGCCACGGCCGCAGCAGCGGGTTCTGCCGTGCAGCGCGCGGTCAAGAGCGGCAGCGCCGACGACGCGGCCTTTGTGCTGGGCAATGCCGAAACCGTGGTCATCGTGCCCGGCTACGGCCTGGCCGTGGCGCGCGCCCAGCATGCGGTGAAAGAGCTGGCGCAAAAGCTCACCGACAAGGGCATCATCGTCAAGTACGCCATCCACCCGGTGGCCGGACGCATGCCGGGCCACATGAACGTGCTGCTGGCCGAGGCCGAGGTGCCTTATGACCAGGTGTTTGAAATGGAAGACATCAATGGCGAATTCGGCCAGGTCGATGTGGCCATCATCCTGGGCGCGAACGACGTGGTAAACCCCGCCGCGCACGTCAAGGGCAGCCCCATCTACGGCATGCCCATCCTGGAGGCCTACAAGGCCAAGACCATCATCGTCAACAAGCGCAGCATGGCCGCAGGCTACGCCGGGCTGGACAACGAGCTGTTCTACATGGACAAGACCATGATGGTCTTCGGCGATGCCAAAAAGGTTGTCGAAGACATGGGCAAGGCGATTGAGTAG
- the pntA gene encoding NAD(P) transhydrogenase subunit alpha: MDILSPTVTNLIIFVLAIYVGYHVVWTVTPALHTPLMAVTNAISAIVIIGAMLAAALTETTLGKTMGVLAVALAAVNVFGGFMVTRRMLEMFKKKEKKTPAKEAK, from the coding sequence ATGGACATACTTTCCCCCACGGTCACCAACCTGATCATTTTTGTGCTGGCCATCTACGTGGGTTACCACGTGGTCTGGACCGTCACGCCTGCACTGCACACGCCGCTGATGGCGGTGACCAACGCCATCTCGGCCATCGTCATCATCGGGGCCATGCTGGCCGCCGCTTTAACCGAAACCACGCTGGGCAAAACCATGGGCGTGCTGGCCGTGGCGCTGGCTGCCGTCAATGTGTTCGGTGGCTTCATGGTCACCCGGCGCATGCTGGAGATGTTCAAGAAGAAAGAGAAAAAGACTCCCGCGAAGGAAGCCAAATGA